From the genome of Metallibacterium scheffleri:
CTTCACGATATGTTTTACGCGGTGGAACTCTCGCCACCCACCATTGCCTGTCGCACGAAGAATGAAAATTACATCGTCGGATCATTGGGTGATGCGCAACAAAAATTCAGCATTGGTACATGTATTGAAGTGATTGAACATTTGACCCCTGCCATTCTCGACAAGTTAGCCGCCCAAATGTCGCAGCGTAGTGAGTCTGGTGCGATTTATTACATTGGCTCGGGGCAGCCAGAATACGTCAAGAATGAAGACCCTCAGTATCTTGACCCTCTGGTCAGAGGTCACGTCGTTTCATATTCAGTGCAGGCACTGCGGCACATCTTTGCGCCTTATGGCTTCACGGTGATTCCGATGTTCGGACGCGCGTGGTGTGTTTTGATCGAGTACAAGTCGACCTCGCCAGTGCGCAATGCCGAAGATTTGCAATCGCGGATATGGAATCCAGTCAAAACCAATATCTCATTGCTGAAGTCAAGCGCATTCGGAGATTTTCTCGCTACAGTTGGACTGGAGTCCGCGCGTTGCTATACGGAGCATGCCATGTTTCTTGACTGTTCTGCCAAGGCCAAGTCTCTATTATAGTTTTTTTCGACGATTAACGAGCATGTCAGTTGCCTGCTAATTATTAGCATTGAGCAAAAATAATGATGATCAGTTGGCAAAACCTTGCTTGATGCAATTTGCGAGATAGAGACATGAAACTTAGTACATGGTTTGACAATAAGTTAGACATAATCGCGACACTCATAGCGATTATAGCACTTTTGTGTTTATTGTCTTACCTTGTTGTTACAGCATTAGTTAAGTTGCCTAGTTTTGATGGGGCAATGATGCTCAATAACGCAAGAATATTCTCGGAGACTGGGAGGTATGGGTATTTTTATAACGAATTTTTCTACTTCCCTTCTCAGACAGACGGATTAATTGTAGTCTTGGCTTCAATTTTGTTCAAATTTTTTGGTGTTGGAATTTTTACCGCGCAATTGCCAAATTTGATATTCAACATCATTCTCTTGTCAGGAATTATAGTTACTGTAAAACAGTTTGGTGCTGTGTTTTGGTCTGGGGGGCTTGTTGCAGCCTCTGTTATTTTGGTCCCTGGATTTTCTGAGTTTTCAGCGGGAGGCTATGGTGAAATTCCAGTTTTGGCACTTTTTCTCTGGGCTTTGATAGCATTCCGGAAATCATTAACTAATTCCAGATCAGATATGGCATTTGTATCTGGTCTGCTCCTTGGCCTCGCTTTTATTACAAAAGTGATGGCGCTGTTTTTTATCACTCCCGCAATTTCTTTGGCGCTTTTTTATTTGTATAAAAAAAAGATTAGATTGAAAATTATATTTGCCGCGGCAATTGGTGCGCTCGCAGTACCGTTGATATGGGAGTGTTTTCGATTCGTGCAAATGGGCCTGTCCGGCTACAGGCAATGGTGGTCTCTGCAGATTTTCCAGATCCTGCACCAATCGGGTGCTAGTACAGTTGATCATGCTGGCGCTAAACAAATCGTAGACCGTGCGATTTTGCATTTGACATTGCTCGGCGGTTTCGTATCAATTAACGCCTTAAATTTTTTGTTGCTGATAATCGTGGCAGTCGTAGGCTATTTGATTTTTAGAAAAAGACTCGAGAATATTGGCGACCGATTCGCATTTGACGTAATTGCGCTAACATGTGCGCTTTTATTTTTTTGGTGGATCTTTTTATTGTCTAGTAATGGTGCATGGCTGCGAAGAATTGAAGATGGGTTATTGATGTTATACATTTTTTACTGTACCGCAGTGGTACTGCTATTCAAATTTTGGCGTACACATAAACTAATTATGCGTACATTTGTTGCAATCGTGCTAGTTACTGCGCTTGTATCGCTATCAGATTTTTACAATAACTACATAGGGGGTTTGCCTAGAATTCAATCGCAGACACATGCAGTTCTGCGGGGTGCGCGTCTACTGAATTCATTGCCAGCGAATTCTCATATTTTCGGTGTGGGTTGGTGGCAATCTCCGCAGCTTTCGCTGTTTTCAAATCGTTCTTTCTACAATTACCAGCACTGGACTATAAAAAAGTTGCAAGATTTGCACCACGCATATTTCGTTACCGATGGGTATGCTCAAGCGCTTGGTGCTAATGAATTGAACTTTGTTCTTGATTCATCGGTGCACTCAGTGTTGATGCAAAGTTCTGCTGTATCAATTTACAAAATTAATCAATTTTTAGATTATCCGCATTTAGAGATTCCGCTTGACGAAGTTTCGACGCTTCCTTCTGCTCTGAGTCAACATACGTTCAATTTCAATTTCTCTCGGGGTATCTATCATGACTTTTGGTCGAGGCCGCAAAGCGAGGTTGTACTTGGCCGGTCCGATGAGTCATCCATGAACGTTAAAATTGTAGTGCCACCTGCTGTGATCAAGTCGAATCGGGTCCCAACTGTTTTCAAAATTGTTAGCCCGGGTTGTATAAATTATCACGCAGTCGTCAAGTCTTGGGTAAATACTTACCAAATACCGATAGAATGTAGTGCTTATTCAGTCATTGAGCCTTTCTTTGTCAAGTTTAGTATCAACGCACATGCGCCATTCATTCATCAGATCGATGCTGACAACAGATTACTCGGATTTATATTGCAGTCAGTTCAACTCGAAAAATGGCACATCAATAACAGCGACACATTATCTAGATTTCCGAACATCGTTGTTCAACATCTCTCAGCAGAAATTTCCACTCTACCGAGCGTACGAATGCGCGTCGATTGGGCCGACAATCGCTGTGCCGCCCAAACAGGTGTCGGTACCGCCAAATTCATATGGCAAGTGGCGCAGCCTGTGAAGGGTTCGACCGAGCTGTACGTGCGCTCCCCACCAGGACCGCAGACTTTGTTTGCTGCCGGTGGCCAACAGGGTAGCGCCGTGACCGGAGCCTGGGTTCAGGCCGGGCAGGAGTTCACCTTGCGCACGCACGATGGTCGTGAACTGGCCATCGTGCGCATGCGCTACACACCTTGCCAATGAGAATGACGATGCGTGAACCCAAGCCCAAGATCGCGCTGCTGATTCCTTGTTACAACGAGGAGATCGCCATTCGATCCGTGATCGAGGCCTTCAAGAAGTCGTTGCCTGACGCTGCAATCTACGTCTACGACAACAACTCCACGGATCGCACGGTCGAGTTTGCGCGCGCTGTGGGCGCGATCGTGCGCAGCGAAACACAGCAGGGCAAGGGCCACGTCGTGCGCCGCATGTTTCGTGACATCGACGCGGATTGGTACGTGATGGTCGATGGCGACGACACCTACGACGCAGCCATGGCGCCCGAAATGCTGCGCTTGGCCATGTCTGAACCCTGCGACTTGGTGAACTGTATCCGCCGCGAGACCGAACAAGCCGCCTACCGCGCGGGGCACCGTTTGGGCAACCAGCTTCTGACCGGCTCGGTGCGCATGATCTTCGGTGATCGCGTGCACGACATGCTGTCGGGTTACAAGGTGTTCTCGCGGCGCTTCGCCAAATCCTTCCCGGCTTTGAGCGGGGGGTTCGATATCGAGACCGAGCTGGCCATCCACGCGCTGGAACTGGCCATGCCGGTGGCGCATGTCGAAGGCGACTACAAGGGGCGACCGCCCGGTTCGTCAAGCAAGCTGAGTACCTACCGCGATGGCTGGCGGATTTTGATGCTGATCCTCAAGATGATCCGGCACGAGCGTCCGATGTTCTTCTTCGGTGCGCTGGCGGTGTCGCTTGCGTTGATTTCGGTGGGACTGGGCCTGCCGGTGATCGTGCATTACATGCAAACCGGCCTGGTTCCGCGCTTTCCCACGGCGTTCCTGGCGCTGGGCATCATGGTGTTGGCCGCTCTTGCGCTGACTACGGGCATCATTCTCGACACGGTGACGCGCGGCCGCCGCGAGTTGCGCATGCTCGTGTACCTGCAGCATCCGATCCGTGCGGTTGAATAGCAGCAGCACTTGCCGGCATGCTTTCGCACCCGTTCTGATCTGAGCCGCATGCGCAACTTTCGCAAGTTGTACCAGGCCTTGCCATTCGCGGCGCAGCGGCTGCGCATCAAGCGCTGGCTGGCTGCGCGCTCGGGGCTTGCGCGTCGGCTGGTGCTTGCCGCGCAGCAGGATGCCGCGCACGAACTGGAACAAGCCGCGCATGCGCCGGCGATCGCGCCGAGCGTCGATGCCGTCACACGGGTGCTGTCGCGTCCGCATGCGGGTGGGCGCGGCATCGGCTATGTCGCGCCATCGCAGGCAAGCCCGCCCGCGCCAATGCCGGTGCGGCTCGTCGCGTTCTACCTGCCGCAGTTTCATCCGACTGCCGAAAACGATGCATGGTGGGGTGCCGGCTTCACCGAGTGGACGCTGGTGGCGCGCGCCTCGCCCAAGGTCGAGGGGCAGACACAGCCGAAATTGCCAGGTGCGCTGGGCTTTTATGACTTGCGCCAGCCTGATGTGCTGCGTGCGCAGGCGCGCTTGGCGCGCATCTATGGCGTGCATGGCTTCTGCTTTTATTTTTACTGGTTCGGTGGGCGTCGGTTGCTGGAGCAGCCGCTGCTGGATTTTCTGGCCGATGCCGATAACGATCTGCCGTTCTGCCTGTGCTGGGCCAACGAACCCTGGTCGCGGCGCTGGGATGGGCGCGACGACGATGTGTTGATCGCGCAGCAGCACGGCGCCGAGGACGATAGGGCGTTCATCGACTACGTGGCGCGCTACTTGCGCGATGCGCGCGCCATCAAGGTGGATGGCAAGCCCGTGCTGGTGATCTACCGCCCAAGCTTGCTGCCCGATCCGAAGGCCACGGCGGCGCGCTGGCGTGCGCGTTGTCGCGAGCTGGGCATTGGCGAGATCCATCTTGCGTTCACGCTGGCGTTCGACAGCTTCGTGCCGCGCGATATCGGCTTCGATGCCGCGATCGAGTTTCCGCCCAACAATGTCGTGGCGCGCGACATCACCGCACAGGTCAGGCGGCTCGCCCCGGGCTTTGCCGGCCGCGTGTACGACTGGCGCAGCCTGGCCGCGGCACCGCCGATGCTGCCGGATGACGCCGGCACGCTGCACCGCGGCGTGTGCCCGGGCTGGGACAACGAGGCGCGACGCGCGGGTCGCGGCCGCGTGTTTCTGCACGCTGCGCCACGTCGTTACCGCGACTGGCTGGTGGCGGCGATGCGCGACACGTTGCGCCGTTGCGCGAATCGCGAGTCGGCGCTGCTGTTCATCAATGCCTGGAATGAATGGTCGGAGGGCGCCTATCTCGAACCGGATGCGCGTCTCGGTTACGCCTGGCTCGAGGCCACGCGCGCGGCGCAGCGGATCGTGGCGGCGAGCCCGCGGGTTGCGGCACCACGGAAACCGTTACGGCACGTGTGCGTGGTGCTGCATGCGTTCTATCCCGAACTGCTGGACGAGATCCTGCTGCCGCTGCGTACCTGGGGCGTGCCGTACCGACTGCTGTTGAGTACGGTCGCGGCCAGCGAAAAGGCCGTGCGCCAGAGAATTGCCGCGCTGGGCATGACGGCGGAGATCCAGGTTTTCGAGAACCGCGGACGCGATGTGCTGCCGTTCCTGCAATTGGCGTCGCGCTTGCTCGATGAGGGCGAAAACCTGGTTCTGAAGCTGCACACCAAACGCTCGCTGCATCGTGGCGATGGTGAGACTTGGCGCCGCGATCTGCTCAACAAGCTGGTTGCGCTGGACGAGTCCGAGTGCATCCTGCAAGCTTTTCAGGCCCAACCTGCGCTGGGCATGGTGGTGCCCGACGGACACTTGTTGAGTCT
Proteins encoded in this window:
- a CDS encoding glycosyltransferase family 2 protein, with protein sequence MREPKPKIALLIPCYNEEIAIRSVIEAFKKSLPDAAIYVYDNNSTDRTVEFARAVGAIVRSETQQGKGHVVRRMFRDIDADWYVMVDGDDTYDAAMAPEMLRLAMSEPCDLVNCIRRETEQAAYRAGHRLGNQLLTGSVRMIFGDRVHDMLSGYKVFSRRFAKSFPALSGGFDIETELAIHALELAMPVAHVEGDYKGRPPGSSSKLSTYRDGWRILMLILKMIRHERPMFFFGALAVSLALISVGLGLPVIVHYMQTGLVPRFPTAFLALGIMVLAALALTTGIILDTVTRGRRELRMLVYLQHPIRAVE
- a CDS encoding ArnT family glycosyltransferase, with the translated sequence MMLNNARIFSETGRYGYFYNEFFYFPSQTDGLIVVLASILFKFFGVGIFTAQLPNLIFNIILLSGIIVTVKQFGAVFWSGGLVAASVILVPGFSEFSAGGYGEIPVLALFLWALIAFRKSLTNSRSDMAFVSGLLLGLAFITKVMALFFITPAISLALFYLYKKKIRLKIIFAAAIGALAVPLIWECFRFVQMGLSGYRQWWSLQIFQILHQSGASTVDHAGAKQIVDRAILHLTLLGGFVSINALNFLLLIIVAVVGYLIFRKRLENIGDRFAFDVIALTCALLFFWWIFLLSSNGAWLRRIEDGLLMLYIFYCTAVVLLFKFWRTHKLIMRTFVAIVLVTALVSLSDFYNNYIGGLPRIQSQTHAVLRGARLLNSLPANSHIFGVGWWQSPQLSLFSNRSFYNYQHWTIKKLQDLHHAYFVTDGYAQALGANELNFVLDSSVHSVLMQSSAVSIYKINQFLDYPHLEIPLDEVSTLPSALSQHTFNFNFSRGIYHDFWSRPQSEVVLGRSDESSMNVKIVVPPAVIKSNRVPTVFKIVSPGCINYHAVVKSWVNTYQIPIECSAYSVIEPFFVKFSINAHAPFIHQIDADNRLLGFILQSVQLEKWHINNSDTLSRFPNIVVQHLSAEISTLPSVRMRVDWADNRCAAQTGVGTAKFIWQVAQPVKGSTELYVRSPPGPQTLFAAGGQQGSAVTGAWVQAGQEFTLRTHDGRELAIVRMRYTPCQ
- a CDS encoding glycoside hydrolase family 99-like domain-containing protein, with the protein product MRNFRKLYQALPFAAQRLRIKRWLAARSGLARRLVLAAQQDAAHELEQAAHAPAIAPSVDAVTRVLSRPHAGGRGIGYVAPSQASPPAPMPVRLVAFYLPQFHPTAENDAWWGAGFTEWTLVARASPKVEGQTQPKLPGALGFYDLRQPDVLRAQARLARIYGVHGFCFYFYWFGGRRLLEQPLLDFLADADNDLPFCLCWANEPWSRRWDGRDDDVLIAQQHGAEDDRAFIDYVARYLRDARAIKVDGKPVLVIYRPSLLPDPKATAARWRARCRELGIGEIHLAFTLAFDSFVPRDIGFDAAIEFPPNNVVARDITAQVRRLAPGFAGRVYDWRSLAAAPPMLPDDAGTLHRGVCPGWDNEARRAGRGRVFLHAAPRRYRDWLVAAMRDTLRRCANRESALLFINAWNEWSEGAYLEPDARLGYAWLEATRAAQRIVAASPRVAAPRKPLRHVCVVLHAFYPELLDEILLPLRTWGVPYRLLLSTVAASEKAVRQRIAALGMTAEIQVFENRGRDVLPFLQLASRLLDEGENLVLKLHTKRSLHRGDGETWRRDLLNKLVALDESECILQAFQAQPALGMVVPDGHLLSLRAYWGANAGNVQSLCRRMGIGEIDPDTAAFPAGSMFYARLEALRPLLDTSLELFEFEPETGQQDGTMAHAIERVLGLCVQAAGMRVTTSTTLDETAPVVVRDYPFAARAGE
- a CDS encoding class I SAM-dependent methyltransferase produces the protein MKCPICAKPSSLFARRAGVDYFECSDCGSLSADADFLHDVERGKVKNYGDEYWRAELMAARERSFGSSIARVAELFYYARIPITRFIDIGSGPGYLLDSLSTLLPELHDMFYAVELSPPTIACRTKNENYIVGSLGDAQQKFSIGTCIEVIEHLTPAILDKLAAQMSQRSESGAIYYIGSGQPEYVKNEDPQYLDPLVRGHVVSYSVQALRHIFAPYGFTVIPMFGRAWCVLIEYKSTSPVRNAEDLQSRIWNPVKTNISLLKSSAFGDFLATVGLESARCYTEHAMFLDCSAKAKSLL